A region from the Pirellulaceae bacterium genome encodes:
- a CDS encoding S41 family peptidase codes for MRNLAILFIASFVSLICYGEAGRNRYANILSESIDKVAAFYVEPVTSRQLFESGMKGMLNDLDPYSGYISPQQLSEFQVDIQQEFGGIGIEVGMQDDRLTVLSPVPGTPAYKAGLLAGDTILSIEGQDTTGFSLQDAVELMRGPRGTPVKLTVLHRGDEEPVEYSIIRDKIQIESIRGDHRSDDSEWVFQLTDDPRIGYVRLTSFGDHTAEDLAQRLGELKGNVDGLIIDLRGNAGGLLTAAIEICDMFIPKGEMIVSTRGRDPKMQREFLATKDPIVDPKLPIVILVDPLSASASEIFAACMQDYGRAIIVGERTWGKGTVQNVIEIEGGRSAIRLTTQTYWRPSGRNIHRHSDVTEEDEWGVKPLPENEVRLTPEQREAFYKYRRDRDISPSLDDEGVKDKLELQDADGDDTDGDNTDGDNVQIELDETVDLQLQRAIEVLKQEMPPRVTTAIGTNSALPKAA; via the coding sequence ATGAGGAACTTGGCGATCCTGTTTATCGCGTCCTTCGTTTCCCTGATTTGTTACGGTGAAGCGGGAAGAAATCGGTACGCGAACATCCTTTCAGAATCCATCGATAAAGTGGCCGCCTTTTATGTCGAGCCGGTTACTTCACGGCAGCTATTTGAAAGCGGCATGAAAGGCATGCTCAACGATCTGGATCCCTATTCCGGATATATTTCGCCTCAACAACTCAGCGAATTTCAGGTTGACATTCAACAAGAATTTGGCGGGATCGGCATCGAGGTTGGCATGCAGGATGATCGTTTGACCGTGCTGAGTCCCGTGCCGGGGACGCCGGCCTATAAGGCAGGTTTGTTGGCGGGTGACACGATTCTTTCCATCGAAGGGCAGGATACTACCGGTTTCTCTCTTCAGGACGCCGTTGAGTTAATGAGGGGTCCCCGGGGAACGCCAGTGAAACTGACCGTCTTGCATCGTGGTGACGAGGAGCCTGTCGAGTATTCGATTATACGTGACAAGATTCAAATCGAGTCGATTCGGGGTGACCATCGCTCGGATGACAGCGAGTGGGTATTTCAACTGACAGACGACCCACGGATTGGATACGTACGACTGACGAGCTTCGGTGATCATACAGCGGAAGACTTGGCCCAGCGGTTGGGTGAGTTGAAAGGAAATGTTGACGGACTCATTATCGACCTGCGCGGCAACGCCGGGGGGTTGCTCACCGCGGCGATCGAGATCTGCGACATGTTTATTCCCAAGGGTGAAATGATTGTCAGCACCCGTGGGCGAGATCCCAAAATGCAGCGCGAGTTTCTCGCAACGAAGGATCCCATTGTCGATCCAAAACTGCCAATTGTGATTTTGGTCGATCCGTTATCAGCCAGTGCAAGTGAGATCTTTGCCGCCTGCATGCAGGACTATGGTCGCGCAATAATTGTTGGTGAGCGGACTTGGGGTAAGGGGACCGTGCAGAATGTCATTGAAATCGAGGGCGGTCGAAGTGCCATTCGTTTGACGACCCAGACTTATTGGCGACCAAGTGGACGCAATATTCATCGACATTCAGATGTAACCGAAGAGGATGAATGGGGTGTGAAGCCCTTGCCCGAGAACGAAGTCAGGTTGACGCCTGAACAACGGGAAGCGTTCTACAAGTATCGTCGAGATCGCGATATTTCGCCCAGCCTTGATGATGAGGGGGTCAAGGACAAGCTGGAGCTGCAAGATGCTGATGGGGACGATACTGATGGGGACAATACTGATGGGGACAACGTGCAAATCGAGCTGGATGAGACAGTGGATCTCCAATTGCAGCGAGCGATTGAGGTGCTGAAGCAAGAAATGCCACCACGAGTCACGACTGCGATTGGAACGAATTCAGCCTTGCCGAAAGCAGCCTAG
- a CDS encoding HEAT repeat domain-containing protein has product MKCCHSNLHRLALGLFCLTVMGCNGWQSATSPPQGRVNQTSIEITEQVDLSPPEPAQPDSSSTPDQTTDQTTDQTTDSQTSPAQNGVRALRPYYEWSDSETAADSLGRMGPAAVPQLIKTLKDPNPVVRSLACRVLSRIGPEAVIGVPDLIRLLDDENEGVRREATRALGQIGPAAAESIPALVRLLEETDSINSDDVEVTVELDENTAP; this is encoded by the coding sequence ATGAAATGTTGCCATTCCAATCTGCACCGACTGGCTCTGGGGCTGTTTTGCCTGACGGTGATGGGCTGCAATGGCTGGCAATCGGCCACTTCTCCGCCCCAAGGCAGAGTGAACCAGACCTCGATTGAAATCACGGAACAAGTTGATCTGTCTCCACCTGAGCCGGCGCAACCGGATAGCTCTTCGACCCCCGACCAGACGACCGACCAGACGACCGACCAGACGACCGATTCGCAAACATCTCCCGCTCAAAACGGCGTCCGTGCTCTGCGTCCTTACTATGAGTGGAGCGATTCAGAGACGGCAGCCGATTCACTCGGTCGAATGGGACCGGCGGCGGTTCCCCAGTTGATCAAAACGCTCAAAGATCCTAATCCGGTCGTTCGTTCTTTAGCCTGTCGCGTATTGTCGCGTATTGGGCCGGAAGCTGTCATCGGCGTCCCCGATTTGATAAGGTTATTGGATGACGAGAATGAAGGGGTTCGACGCGAGGCAACTCGCGCTTTGGGCCAAATTGGACCCGCGGCTGCCGAATCGATTCCCGCGCTGGTTCGCTTGCTGGAGGAAACCGACTCCATCAACTCCGATGATGTCGAAGTCACCGTCGAATTGGACGAAAACACGGCGCCCTGA